The Ahaetulla prasina isolate Xishuangbanna chromosome 4, ASM2864084v1, whole genome shotgun sequence genome has a window encoding:
- the PARP2 gene encoding poly [ADP-ribose] polymerase 2 isoform X1, whose protein sequence is MKRKRASPKAQSGNAGSQPDLRWEREISSNQWQLFPPEQSEILSQAVRAKKLTENLGDDEVDLLKMVQWNKESGQENRVRMAIWDQKSYFIWQWEADEEDEWIPYPAATCLDLQAAKKGDREPIVDFTFGERSFKLDTTLMVQTNQETQFDHRMEYKESDATTNDFQLSSSDSEASTSVATKKYQTELDVPVARGQGDGMETTESGSQLSSSDVEASTPVSAAIQTELDAPASEATTSVAVKESQTELDAPASEASTSGHAPKSQTASQGKGDGMDTTESSSQLSSSSDSEASTSVVAKKTQTELDAPASEASTSVAMKESQTELDVPASEASTSDQAPKSQTASQGQGDGMEAAKTLVVKGKAPVDPECTAKLGKAHVYYEGDDIYDVMLNQTSLQLNCNKFYRIQLLEEDDGQSYCVWMRWGRVGKTGHHSLVPCFGDLAKAKEVFTKKFLDKTKNEWGRRSSFHKYTGKYDLVHLDYEAKDDTKSGAAAKKTVSKPKPVSKLDQRVQALIELICNIRTMEDMVIEMKYDTKRSPLGKLTAEQIKAGYRSLQKVEACLKQNETGSVLLEACNEFYTRIPHNFGVKTPPLINTLKELQEKAQLLEALGEIRIGMRHIQSQHSDLEHPLDRSYRSLDCELQPLEKASNVFQVLERYLLSTHAPTHKSYTMTLIDAFAINKRGSDAAFRFDLPNRMLLWHGSRLGNWAGILSQGLRVAPPEAPASGYMFGKGIYFADMSSKSANYCFATREKDIGFLLLSEVALGESNELLEANPEAENLPVSKHSTKGLGKIAPSGSIILNGALVPVGPAKETGIENPNGYTLNYNEFVVYDPRQVRMKYLLKVRFNFTQPW, encoded by the exons ATGAAAAGGAAGCGAGCATCTCCCAAAGCCCAGTCTGGTAATGCAGGGAGTCAGCCTGACCTGCGCTGGGAGCGTGAGATCAGTAGCAACCAATGGCAGCTGTTCCCACCGGAGCAGAGTGAGATCCTGAGCCAAGCCGTTCG GGCAAAGAAACTAACAGAGAATTTAGGAGATGATGAAGTGGACTTATTGAAGATGGTGCAGTGGAACAAGGAGAGCGGCCAGGAGAACCGTGTCCGTATGGCTATCTGGGACCAGAAAtcct ATTTCATCTGGCAATGGGAAGCAGACGAAGAAGATGAGTGGATTCCATACCCTGCTGCTACCTGTTTGGATTTACAGGCAGCCAAGAAAGGTGACCGGGAACCCATCGTGGACTTTACATTTGGCGAGAGGAGCTTCAAGCTGGACACGACCCTTATGGTGCAGACAAACCAAGAGACTCAATTTGATCATCGTATGGAATACAAGGAATCAG ATGCGACAACGAATGATTTTCAACTCAGCAGCAGTGATTCGGAGGCCAGTACTTCGGTTGCCACTAAGAAATACCAGACTGAGTTAGATGTCCCTGTAGCCCGGGGCCAAGGAGACGGAATGG AAACAACTGAAAGCGGTTCTCAGCTCAGCAGTAGTGATGTGGAGGCGAGTACACCAGTTTCTGCTGCAATTCAGACTGAATTAGATGCCCCTGCATCCGAGGCCACTACTTCGGTTGCCGTGAAAGAATCCCAGACTGAATTAGATGCCCCTGCATCCGAGGCCAGTACTTCAGGTCACGCTCCGAAGTCTCAGACTGCATCTCAGGGAAAAGGAGATGGGATGG ATACCACCGAGAGCAGCTCACAGTTGAGCAGCAGCAGTGACTCGGAGGCCAGTACTTCAGTTGTCGCTAAGAAAACCCAAACTGAATTAGATGCCCCTGCATCCGAGGCCAGTACTTCGGTTGCCATGAAAGAATCCCAAACTGAATTAGATGTCCCTGCATCCGAGGCCAGTACTTCAGATCAAGCTCCGAAGTCTCAGACTGCATCTCAGGGCCAAGGAGATGGGATGG AGGCAGCAAAAACCTTGGTGGTGAAGGGAAAAGCTCCAGTGGACCCAGAGTGCACAGCCAAATTGGGAAAA GCTCATGTTTATTACGAAGGAGATGACATTTACGATGTAATGTTGAATCAG ACAAGCCTTCAACTCAACTGCAATAAATTCTATCGCATACAACTGTTGGAAGAGGACGATGGGCAAAGTTACTGTGTCTGGATGCGCTGGGGGCGTG TGGGTAAGACTGGTCACCACTCCCTTGTCCCTTGCTTTGGAGATCTGGCGAAAGCCAAAGAAGTGTTCACCAAAAA gtTCCTTGACAAAACCAAAAATGAATGGGGCAGACGTAGCAGCTTCCATAAATACACAGGCAAATACGATCTTGTTCACCTGGATTATGAAGCCAAAGACGAT ACCAAATCAGGAGCTGCCGCCAAGAAGACAGTCTCCAAACCCAAGCCGGTTTCCAAGCTGGATCAAAGGGTGCAGGCTTTGATAGAGCTGATATGTAATATTCGGACGATGGAGGACATGGTGATAGAGATGAAGTACGATACCAAGAGATCTCCATTAG GAAAGCTGACGGCCGAACAGATCAAAGCAGGGTACCGTTCACTGCAGAAGGTGGAAGCTTGTCTGAAGCAGAATGAGACTGGTTCTGTGCTTCTGGAAGCGTGTAATGAATTTTACACACGGATCCCCCATAATTTTGG gGTGAAAACACCACCATTAATCAATACATTGAAGGAGCTCCAAGAGAAGGCACAGCTGCTGGAG GCTCTCGGTGAGATCCGTATTGGTATGAGACACATCCAATCTCAACATTCGGATCTGGAACATCCTTTGGACCGGAGCTACAGGAGCCTTGACTGTGAACTCCAACCTTTGGAAAAGGCCAGCAATGTGTTCCAG GTGCTGGAGCGCTACTTGCTCTCTACCCATGCTCCGACCCACAAGAGTTACACCATGACTCTGATCGACGCCTTTGCAATTAATAAGAGAGGTTCAGACGCCGCCTTCCGTTTTGATCTGCCCAACAG GATGTTGCTGTGGCACGGATCTCGGCTGGGTAACTGGGCGGGGATTTTGAGCCAGGGGTTACGTGTGGCACCACCAGAAGCTCCCGCCTCAGGCTACATG TTTGGAAAAGGTATATACTTTGCGGACATGTCCTCTAAAAGTGCCAATTACTGTTTCGCTACTCGTGAGAAAGATATCGGCTTCCTCCTGCTCTCAGAG GTGGCTCTTGGGGAGAGTAACGAATTACTGGAAGCCAATCCAGAAGCAGAAAACCTTCCTGTCAGCAAACATAGCACCAAAGGCCTTGGCAAGATTGCTCCATCTGGTTCTATTATTCT GAATGGTGCACTTGTTCCCGTGGGCCCAGCTAAAGAAACCGGGATAGAAAACCCTAATGGTTATACTTTAAATTACAATGAATTTGTTGTCTATGACCCCCGCCAGGTGCGTATGAAGTACCTTCTTAAGGTGCGCTTCAATTTTACGCAGCCTTGGTGA
- the PARP2 gene encoding poly [ADP-ribose] polymerase 2 isoform X2, which produces MKRKRASPKAQSGNAGSQPDLRWEREISSNQWQLFPPEQSEILSQAVRAKKLTENLGDDEVDLLKMVQWNKESGQENRVRMAIWDQKSYFIWQWEADEEDEWIPYPAATCLDLQAAKKGDREPIVDFTFGERSFKLDTTLMVQTNQETQFDHRMEYKESDATTNDFQLSSSDSEASTSVATKKYQTELDVPVARGQGDGMETTESGSQLSSSDVEASTPVSAAIQTELDAPASEATTSVAVKESQTELDAPASEASTSGHAPKSQTASQGKGDGMEAAKTLVVKGKAPVDPECTAKLGKAHVYYEGDDIYDVMLNQTSLQLNCNKFYRIQLLEEDDGQSYCVWMRWGRVGKTGHHSLVPCFGDLAKAKEVFTKKFLDKTKNEWGRRSSFHKYTGKYDLVHLDYEAKDDTKSGAAAKKTVSKPKPVSKLDQRVQALIELICNIRTMEDMVIEMKYDTKRSPLGKLTAEQIKAGYRSLQKVEACLKQNETGSVLLEACNEFYTRIPHNFGVKTPPLINTLKELQEKAQLLEALGEIRIGMRHIQSQHSDLEHPLDRSYRSLDCELQPLEKASNVFQVLERYLLSTHAPTHKSYTMTLIDAFAINKRGSDAAFRFDLPNRMLLWHGSRLGNWAGILSQGLRVAPPEAPASGYMFGKGIYFADMSSKSANYCFATREKDIGFLLLSEVALGESNELLEANPEAENLPVSKHSTKGLGKIAPSGSIILNGALVPVGPAKETGIENPNGYTLNYNEFVVYDPRQVRMKYLLKVRFNFTQPW; this is translated from the exons ATGAAAAGGAAGCGAGCATCTCCCAAAGCCCAGTCTGGTAATGCAGGGAGTCAGCCTGACCTGCGCTGGGAGCGTGAGATCAGTAGCAACCAATGGCAGCTGTTCCCACCGGAGCAGAGTGAGATCCTGAGCCAAGCCGTTCG GGCAAAGAAACTAACAGAGAATTTAGGAGATGATGAAGTGGACTTATTGAAGATGGTGCAGTGGAACAAGGAGAGCGGCCAGGAGAACCGTGTCCGTATGGCTATCTGGGACCAGAAAtcct ATTTCATCTGGCAATGGGAAGCAGACGAAGAAGATGAGTGGATTCCATACCCTGCTGCTACCTGTTTGGATTTACAGGCAGCCAAGAAAGGTGACCGGGAACCCATCGTGGACTTTACATTTGGCGAGAGGAGCTTCAAGCTGGACACGACCCTTATGGTGCAGACAAACCAAGAGACTCAATTTGATCATCGTATGGAATACAAGGAATCAG ATGCGACAACGAATGATTTTCAACTCAGCAGCAGTGATTCGGAGGCCAGTACTTCGGTTGCCACTAAGAAATACCAGACTGAGTTAGATGTCCCTGTAGCCCGGGGCCAAGGAGACGGAATGG AAACAACTGAAAGCGGTTCTCAGCTCAGCAGTAGTGATGTGGAGGCGAGTACACCAGTTTCTGCTGCAATTCAGACTGAATTAGATGCCCCTGCATCCGAGGCCACTACTTCGGTTGCCGTGAAAGAATCCCAGACTGAATTAGATGCCCCTGCATCCGAGGCCAGTACTTCAGGTCACGCTCCGAAGTCTCAGACTGCATCTCAGGGAAAAGGAGATGGGATGG AGGCAGCAAAAACCTTGGTGGTGAAGGGAAAAGCTCCAGTGGACCCAGAGTGCACAGCCAAATTGGGAAAA GCTCATGTTTATTACGAAGGAGATGACATTTACGATGTAATGTTGAATCAG ACAAGCCTTCAACTCAACTGCAATAAATTCTATCGCATACAACTGTTGGAAGAGGACGATGGGCAAAGTTACTGTGTCTGGATGCGCTGGGGGCGTG TGGGTAAGACTGGTCACCACTCCCTTGTCCCTTGCTTTGGAGATCTGGCGAAAGCCAAAGAAGTGTTCACCAAAAA gtTCCTTGACAAAACCAAAAATGAATGGGGCAGACGTAGCAGCTTCCATAAATACACAGGCAAATACGATCTTGTTCACCTGGATTATGAAGCCAAAGACGAT ACCAAATCAGGAGCTGCCGCCAAGAAGACAGTCTCCAAACCCAAGCCGGTTTCCAAGCTGGATCAAAGGGTGCAGGCTTTGATAGAGCTGATATGTAATATTCGGACGATGGAGGACATGGTGATAGAGATGAAGTACGATACCAAGAGATCTCCATTAG GAAAGCTGACGGCCGAACAGATCAAAGCAGGGTACCGTTCACTGCAGAAGGTGGAAGCTTGTCTGAAGCAGAATGAGACTGGTTCTGTGCTTCTGGAAGCGTGTAATGAATTTTACACACGGATCCCCCATAATTTTGG gGTGAAAACACCACCATTAATCAATACATTGAAGGAGCTCCAAGAGAAGGCACAGCTGCTGGAG GCTCTCGGTGAGATCCGTATTGGTATGAGACACATCCAATCTCAACATTCGGATCTGGAACATCCTTTGGACCGGAGCTACAGGAGCCTTGACTGTGAACTCCAACCTTTGGAAAAGGCCAGCAATGTGTTCCAG GTGCTGGAGCGCTACTTGCTCTCTACCCATGCTCCGACCCACAAGAGTTACACCATGACTCTGATCGACGCCTTTGCAATTAATAAGAGAGGTTCAGACGCCGCCTTCCGTTTTGATCTGCCCAACAG GATGTTGCTGTGGCACGGATCTCGGCTGGGTAACTGGGCGGGGATTTTGAGCCAGGGGTTACGTGTGGCACCACCAGAAGCTCCCGCCTCAGGCTACATG TTTGGAAAAGGTATATACTTTGCGGACATGTCCTCTAAAAGTGCCAATTACTGTTTCGCTACTCGTGAGAAAGATATCGGCTTCCTCCTGCTCTCAGAG GTGGCTCTTGGGGAGAGTAACGAATTACTGGAAGCCAATCCAGAAGCAGAAAACCTTCCTGTCAGCAAACATAGCACCAAAGGCCTTGGCAAGATTGCTCCATCTGGTTCTATTATTCT GAATGGTGCACTTGTTCCCGTGGGCCCAGCTAAAGAAACCGGGATAGAAAACCCTAATGGTTATACTTTAAATTACAATGAATTTGTTGTCTATGACCCCCGCCAGGTGCGTATGAAGTACCTTCTTAAGGTGCGCTTCAATTTTACGCAGCCTTGGTGA